In the genome of Microbacterium endophyticum, one region contains:
- a CDS encoding MerR family transcriptional regulator, with protein sequence MTADDVTGEHGFVSDLLFTDGLPRMDDEVGYRGAAAARAAGITYRQLDYWARTELVEPTVRSATGSGSQRLYGFRDILVLKLVKRLLDTGISLQQIRAAVEQLRVAGIRDLSGTTLMSDGASVYLCTSNDEVIDLVSRGQGVFGIAVGKVLREVESTLVNFEAQLPDPVDELAARRAKRTA encoded by the coding sequence GTGACCGCTGATGACGTTACCGGCGAACATGGCTTCGTTTCTGACCTCCTTTTTACAGACGGTCTCCCGAGGATGGACGACGAGGTCGGCTATCGGGGCGCTGCGGCTGCCCGTGCGGCGGGGATCACCTATCGTCAGCTCGACTATTGGGCCCGCACGGAGCTCGTCGAGCCGACGGTACGAAGCGCCACCGGATCAGGCTCACAGCGCCTTTATGGCTTTCGCGACATCCTGGTCTTGAAGCTCGTAAAGCGCCTTCTCGATACCGGGATCTCTCTGCAGCAGATCCGCGCTGCCGTTGAGCAGCTTCGAGTCGCAGGTATTCGGGATCTCAGTGGTACCACGCTCATGAGTGACGGTGCATCCGTATATCTCTGCACATCGAACGACGAGGTCATCGACCTGGTCAGCCGTGGGCAGGGCGTTTTCGGTATAGCTGTTGGCAAGGTTTTGCGCGAAGTTGAATCAACTCTCGTGAACTTCGAGGCACAATTGCCTGACCCGGTAGACGAACTCGCTGCGCGTCGGGCGAAACGCACCGCCTGA
- a CDS encoding ParA family protein, with protein sequence MHVLSVSSLKGGVGKTTVTLGLASAAFARGVRTLVVDLDPQSDVSTGMDIQVAGRLNVADVLANPKEKVVKQAITSSGWAKVHPGTIDVMIGSPSAINFDGPHPSVRDVWKLEEALATVEADYDLVLIDCAPSLNALTRTAWAASDRVIVITEPGLFSVAAADRALRAIEEIRRGLSPRLQPLGIVVNRVRPQSIEHQFRIKELRDMFGPLVLAPQLPERTSLQQAQGAAKPLHVWPGDSAQELAADFDALLDRVIRTGRIELPES encoded by the coding sequence GTGCACGTCCTTTCCGTCAGTTCGCTCAAGGGAGGCGTCGGCAAAACGACCGTAACTCTCGGACTCGCTTCAGCGGCATTCGCCCGCGGTGTCCGTACGCTCGTCGTCGACCTCGACCCGCAGTCCGACGTCTCTACGGGGATGGATATCCAGGTCGCTGGGCGACTAAATGTCGCCGACGTCCTCGCAAATCCGAAGGAGAAGGTGGTTAAGCAGGCCATCACCTCCAGCGGATGGGCGAAGGTACACCCCGGAACAATCGACGTGATGATCGGCAGCCCGTCTGCCATCAACTTCGACGGGCCGCATCCGAGCGTTCGCGACGTGTGGAAGCTGGAAGAGGCTCTTGCAACGGTCGAAGCAGACTACGACCTCGTCCTCATTGATTGCGCTCCGTCTCTCAATGCGCTCACCCGTACGGCGTGGGCTGCGAGCGACCGCGTCATCGTCATCACAGAGCCCGGGCTGTTCTCCGTCGCGGCAGCCGACCGTGCGCTGCGTGCAATCGAGGAGATTCGTCGCGGCCTTTCTCCTCGACTTCAGCCGCTCGGAATCGTCGTAAACCGTGTGCGCCCACAGTCGATCGAGCACCAATTCCGCATCAAGGAACTTCGCGACATGTTCGGTCCGCTTGTACTGGCACCTCAGCTCCCTGAGCGCACTTCGCTACAGCAGGCACAGGGCGCAGCGAAGCCGCTGCACGTCTGGCCTGGAGACTCGGCTCAAGAGCTCGCCGCAGACTTCGATGCTCTTCTAGACCGAGTCATCAGGACAGGTCGCATCGAGCTTCCTGAGTCCTAA